A region of Lycium barbarum isolate Lr01 chromosome 3, ASM1917538v2, whole genome shotgun sequence DNA encodes the following proteins:
- the LOC132634189 gene encoding cytochrome P450 71A4-like, translating into MDIPWYSLLIPLLVFIFFLHQCFFTTSNVQKQLPPSPRKLPIIGNLHQLGSHPHRSLHKLSEKYGPVMLLHLGSKPVIVASSVDAARDIMKTHDLVWASRPKSSIADRLFYRSKDVAFSPFGEYWRQVRSITVLHLLSNKRVQSFRDVREEETSNVIAKIRQECDSLSSVIDLSVSLYSLTNNIISRVSFGRKYNEGESGIDGKTILEKLVELIGSFNVGDYVPWLEWVNKITGLDIKVEKVAKELDAFLESVIEEHIIRNKKREYRPGKAKDFVDVLLEIQNGKETGFPLQRDSLKAILLDSFAAGTDSTYTTLGWTMTELLRHPKAMETLQNEVRGLVQGKEEIKEDDLGNMQYLRAVIKETLRIHPPNALLLPRESMEDVKLLGYYHIPARTQAIINAWAIGRDPLLWENPEEYRPERFLNSDIDVKGLNFEFIPFGAGRRGCPGSTFAIAVIELALARLVHEFNFALPEGIKPEDLDMTESTGITIHRKSPLLVVATPCSS; encoded by the exons ATGGATATCCCCTGGTATTCTCTTCTAATTCCTCTGCTTGTTTTCATTTTCTTCCTTCATCAGTGCTTCTTTACTACCTCAAACGTCCAAAAACAGTTACCACCATCCCCAAGAAAGCTTCCAATTATAGGAAATTTGCATCAACTTGGGTCACATCCTCATCGTTCTCTCCATAAACTATCTGAAAAATATGGTCCAGTCATGCTACTTCACTTAGGCAGTAAGCCAGTCATTGTTGCTTCCTCTGTCGATGCTGCTCGTGATATCATGAAAACTCACGATCTCGTCTGGGCAAGCAGACCTAAATCCAGCATCGCTGATAGACTCTTTTATCGCTCCAAGGACGTGGCCTTTAGTCCCTTTGGTGAATATTGGAGGCAAGTTAGAAGTATTACTGTGCTTCACCTTCTCAGTAATAAAAGAGTTCAATCTTTTCGTGATGTCAGAGAAGAAGAAACATCCAACGTAATTGCAAAAATCAGGCAAGAGTGTGATTCTTTGAGTTCAGTGATAGATTTGAGCGTTAGTTTATATTCTCTGACTAATAACATAATTAGCAGAGTGTCCTTCGGGAGGAAATATAATGAAGGGGAAAGTGGAATAGATGGTAAGACCATCCTAGAAAAACTAGTTGAACTTATAGGTTCTTTTAACGTCGGGGATTATGTTCCATGGCTTGAATGGGTCAATAAAATCACTGGTTTAGATATCAAAGTGGAGAAAGTAGCTAAAGAGTTGGATGCATTCTTGGAGAGTGTGATTGAAGAACACATTATCAGGAACAAGAAAAGAGAATACCGCCCGGGTAAAGCTAAAGACTTTGTGGACGTTTTGCTAGAAATTCAAAATGGAAAGGAAACCGGGTTTCCTCTTCAAAGGGATTCATTAAAAGCTATCCTCTTG GATTCGTTTGCTGCTGGCACGGATTCAACATATACAACTCTAGGTTGGACAATGACAGAGCTTTTAAGGCATCCAAAAGCCATGGAAACATTACAAAATGAAGTGAGGGGATTAGTCCAAGGGAAAGAAGAGATAAAAGAGGATGACTTGGGAAATATGCAATATCTGAGAGCTGTTATCAAAGAGACCCTCAGGATTCATCCACCCAATGCACTACTACTTCCTCGAGAATCAATGGAAGACGTGAAATTATTAGGCTATTATCACATACCTGCTAGAACTCAAGCCATTATTAATGCTTGGGCGATCGGAAGAGACCCGTTATTGTGGGAAAATCCAGAGGAATATCGACCAGAGAGATTCTTAAATAGTGATATTGATGTCAAAGGACTAAACTTTGAGTTCATTCCCTTCGGAGCTGGCAGAAGGGGCTGCCCAGGAAGTACTTTTGCTATCGCGGTAATTGAGCTAGCATTAGCAAGGCTTGTGCATGAGTTTAATTTTGCATTACCAGAAGGGATAAAGCCGGAGGATTTGGATATGACTGAAAGCACTGGCATCACTATTCACAGGAAATCACCTTTACTAGTAGTGGCCACTCCATGCTCTAGTTAG
- the LOC132631365 gene encoding cytochrome P450 71A4-like has translation SSSIIYLGDHLCALTNNIISRVALGRTYNERESGIDAKAILAEFVELVGCFNVGDYIPWLKWINKITGLDTKVEKVAKKLDTFLESVIEEHIIRNKKRKYRTGEPKDFVDILLEIQNGKETGFPLQRDSLKAILLDSFAAGTDTTYTTLDWTMAELLRQPRTMETLQNEVRQLAQGKSEITEDDLKYMQYLKAAIKESLRLHPAIPLLLPRESMEDVKLLGYYHIPAQTQAIVNAWAIGRDPLLWGNPEEYRPERFLNSDIHDVKGLNCEFIPFGAGRRGCPGSSFAIAVIDLAVAKLVHKFNFALPEGLKPEDMDMTESTGITTRRKSPLLVVATPCT, from the exons tcGAGTTCAATAATATATTTGGGAGATCATTTATGTGCTCTCACTAATAACATAATTAGCCGAGTAGCCTTAGGGAGGACATATAATGAAAGGGAAAGTGGAATAGATGCAAAGGCCATCCTAGCAGAATTTGTTGAACTTGTAGGTTGTTTTAACGTTGGGGATTATATTCCGTGGCTTAAATGGATCAATAAAATCACTGGTTTGGACACCAAAGTGGAGAAAGTAGCTAAAAAGTTGGATACATTTTTAGAGAGTGTGATTGAAGAACACATTATTaggaacaagaaaagaaaataccGCACAGGTGAACCTAAAGACTTCGTGGACATTTTGCTAGAAATTCAAAATGGAAAGGAAACTGGCTTTCCTCTTCAAAGGGATTCATTGAAAGCTATCCTCTTG GATTCGTTTGCTGCTGGCACGGATACAACATATACAACTCTAGATTGGACAATGGCAGAGCTTTTGAGGCAGCCAAGAACCATGGAAACATTACAGAATGAAGTGCGACAATTAGCTCAAGGAAAATCGGAGATAACAGAGGATGATCTAAAATATATGCAGTATCTGAAAGCAGCAATCAAGGAAAGCCTCAGGCTTCATCCAGCAATTCCACTACTACTTCCTCGAGAATCAATGGAAGACGTGAAATTGTTAGGCTATTATCACATTCCTGCCCAAACTCAAGCCATTGTTAATGCTTGGGCTATCGGAAGAGACCCGTTATTGTGGGGAAATCCAGAGGAGTATCGGCCAGAGAGATTCTTAAATAGTGATATTCATGATGTCAAAGGACTAAACTGTGAGTTCATTCCCTTCGGAGCTGGTAGAAGGGGCTGCCCAGGAAGTAGTTTTGCTATTGCAGTAATTGACCTAGCAGTAGCGAAGCTTGTGCATAAGTTTAATTTTGCATTACCAGAAGGGTTAAAACCGGAGGATATGGATATGACTGAAAGCACCGGCATAACTACTCGTAGGAAATCACCTTTGCTAGTTGTGGCCACTCCATGTACTTAA
- the LOC132631368 gene encoding cytochrome P450 71A3-like, protein MNLPWYTLLIPLLVFIFFLHQWFFTTSNVQKKLPPSPRKLPIIGNLHQLGTHPHRSLHKLSEKHGPVMLLHLGSKPMLIASSVEAARDIMKTHDLVWASRPKSSIIDRLFYRSKDVAFSPFGKYWRQVRSIMVLNLLSSKRVQSFRGVREDETTNMIAKIRQGCDSLMKYPP, encoded by the coding sequence ATGAATCTTCCCTGGTATACTCTTCTAATTCCTCTGCTTGTTTTCATTTTCTTCCTTCATCAGTGGTTCTTTACTACCTCAAACGTCCAAAAAAAGTTACCACCATCCCCAAGAAAGCTTCCAATTATAGGAAATTTGCATCAACTTGGGACACATCCTCACCGTTCTCTCCATAAGCTTTCAGAAAAACATGGTCCAGTCATGCTACTTCACTTGGGAAGTAAGCCAATGCTCATTGCTTCCTCTGTTGAGGCTGCTCGTGATATCATGAAAACTCATGATCTCGTCTGGGCAAGCAGACCTAAATCCAGCATCATTGATAGACTCTTTTATCGCTCCAAGGACGTGGCCTTTAGTCCATTTGGTAAATATTGGAGGCAAGTTAGAAGTATTATGGTGCTTAACCTTCTCAGCAGTAAAAGAGTTCAATCTTTTCGTGGTGTCAGAGAAGATGAAACAACGAATATGATTGCAAAAATCAGGCAAGGTTGTGATTCTTTGATGAAATATCCTCCATAG
- the LOC132632569 gene encoding uncharacterized protein LOC132632569, producing the protein MHKEGIVCNKEEQTREINKGIEEDHNMKMGNSLTSVCHREGDDLVEESVEESAIKADGTISGIGQNRSSKMDSDVVLMAGFAKSLSEIGNFRLSEEENERPVPSIQEMSESENKTISIQDETPGSPNMNRDLMLNPEPVSHHVVPLAEIALEKVHGQNESDDEDLPLVFKLRKGSGSKPASRVRTIFARTTHSTPKANKAKGTKKTRSTPVKSRLTDEIKVVDVETTTANDDDKEIFEQIKEEKKKSRKQKVTPVGGDKSKSSKKRKSLSNEESGSSKKQRVEKSVGQSENERRENLKQQKVLLGTVVDPEIADKFGMRELLEIIDFQKWSHLFAPPIPNIYKAQVVEFFAISTTLTTMAPLLHLLVEQILSYPKRY; encoded by the coding sequence ATGCATAAGGAAGGGATTGTGTGCAATAAGGAGGAGCAAACAAGAGAAATCAACAAAGGAATTGAGGAAGATCATAATATGAAAATGGGTAACTCTCTTACTTCTGTGTGTCATAGAGAAGGAGATGATTTAGTAGAGGAGTCAGTAGAGGAATCGGCTATAAAGGCAGACGGGACCATCTCTGGGATTGGTCAAAATCGATCCAGTAAGATGGATAGTGATGTCGTTCTTATGGCAGGTTTTGCAAAATCCTTAAGTGAAATAGGAAATTTTAGACTTTCAGAAGAAGAAAATGAGAGACCTGTTCCTTCAATACAGGAAATGTCTGAATCTGAAAACAAGACAATTTCTATACAGGATGAAACACCAGGTTCTCCCAACATGAACCGAGACTTGATGTTGAATCCTGAACCTGTATCCCATCATGTTGTACCCTTGGCTGAGATTGCACTTGAGAAAGTGCATGGTCAAAATGAATCTGATGACGAGGACTTACCACTTGTCTTCAAGTTAAGAAAAGGATCTGGTAGTAAACCTGCATCCAGAGTGAGAACTATCTTTGCTCGAACAACACACTCAACCCCTAAGGCAAACAAAGCAAAAGGTACCAAGAAGACCAGAAGCACTCCGGTGAAGAGTCGATTGACTGATGAAATTAAAGTGGTGGATGTGGAAACTACAACCGCAAATGATGATGATAAAGAAATTTTTGAGCAaataaaggaagaaaagaaaaagagcaGAAAACAAAAAGTCACACCAGTGGGGGGTGACAAATCTAAAtcctcaaagaaaagaaaaagtttaagtAATGAGGAATCTGGTTCCTCAAAGAAACAGAGAGTGGAAAAATCTGTTGGTCAGAGtgaaaatgaaagaagggaaaatcTAAAGCAGCAAAAAGTATTGCTTGGTACGGTGGTCGACCCAGAAATTGCTGACAAATTTGGAATGAGGGAATTGCTTGAAATTATTGATTTTCAGAAATGGAGTCATCTGTTTGCTCCACCAATTCCAAATATTTACAAGGCACAGGTAGTTGAGTTCTTTGCAATCTCTACTACTTTAACGACCATGGCACCCTTATTGCATCTGTTAGTGGAACAAATTTTGAGTTACCCGAAGAGGTACTAG
- the LOC132634190 gene encoding cytochrome P450 71A2-like, with product MDLPWYSLLIPLLVFIFSLHQCFFTTSNVQKKLPPSPRKLPIIGNLHQLGSHPHRSLHKLSEKHGPVMLLHLGSKPMLIASSVEAARAIMKTHDLIWASRPKSSIVDRLFYRSKDVGFSPFGEYWRQVRCITVLHLLSNKRVQSFRGVREDETTNMIAKIREGCDSSSSVIYLGDHLCALTNNIISRVALGRTYNERESGIDAKAILAEFVELLGCFNVGDYIPWLKWINKITGLDTKVEKVAKKLDIFLESVIEEHIIRNKERKYRAGEAKDFVDVLLEIQNGKETGFPLQRDSLKAILLDSFAAGTDTTYTTLDWTMAELLRQPRTMETLQNEVRQLAQGKSEITEDDLKNMQYLKAAIKESLRLHPAIPLLLPRESMEDVKLLGYYHIPAQTQAIVNAWAIGRDPLLWGNPEEYRPERFLNSDIHDVKGLNCEFIPFGAGRRGCPGSSFAIAVIELAVAKLVHKFNFALPEGLKPEDMDMTESTGITTRRKSPLLVVATPCT from the exons atggatCTTCCATGGTATTCTCTTCTAATTCCTCTGCTTGTTTTCATTTTCTCCCTTCATCAGTGCTTCTTTACTACCTCAAACGTCCAAAAAAAGTTACCACCATCCCCAAGAAAGCTTCCAATTATAGGAAATTTGCATCAACTTGGGTCACATCCTCACCGTTCTCTCCATAAGCTTTCAGAAAAACATGGTCCAGTCATGCTACTTCACTTGGGAAGTAAGCCAATGCTCATTGCTTCCTCTGTTGAGGCTGCTCGTGCTATCATGAAAACTCATGATCTCATCTGGGCAAGCAGACCTAAATCCAGCATTGTTGATAGACTCTTTTATCGCTCCAAGGACGTGGGCTTTAGTCCATTTGGTGAATATTGGAGGCAAGTTAGATGTATTACTGTTCTTCATCTTCTCAGCAATAAAAGAGTTCAATCTTTTCGTGGTGTCAGAGAAGATGAAACAACGAATATGATTGCAAAAATCAGGGAAGGTTGTGATTCTTCGAGTTCAGTAATATATTTGGGAGATCATTTATGTGCTCTCACTAATAACATAATTAGCCGAGTGGCCTTAGGGAGGACATATAATGAAAGGGAAAGTGGAATAGATGCAAAGGCCATCCTAGCAGAATTTGTTGAACTTTTAGGTTGTTTTAACGTTGGGGATTATATTCCGTGGCTTAAATGGATCAATAAAATCACTGGTTTGGACACCAAAGTGGAGAAAGTAGCTAAAAAGTTGGATATATTTTTAGAGAGTGTGATTGAAGAACACATTATTAGGAACAAGGAAAGGAAATACCGCGCAGGTGAAGCTAAAGACTTCGTGGACGTTTTGCTAGAAATTCAAAATGGAAAGGAAACTGGCTTTCCTCTTCAAAGGGATTCATTGAAAGCTATCCTCTTG GATTCGTTTGCTGCTGGCACGGATACAACATATACAACTCTAGATTGGACAATGGCAGAGCTTTTGAGGCAGCCAAGAACCATGGAAACATTACAGAATGAAGTGCGACAATTAGCTCAAGGAAAATCGGAGATAACAGAGGATGATCTAAAAAATATGCAGTATCTGAAAGCAGCAATCAAGGAAAGCCTCAGGCTTCATCCAGCAATTCCACTACTACTTCCTCGAGAATCAATGGAAGACGTGAAATTGTTAGGCTATTATCACATTCCTGCCCAAACTCAAGCCATTGTTAATGCTTGGGCTATCGGAAGAGACCCGTTATTGTGGGGAAATCCAGAGGAGTATCGGCCAGAGAGATTCTTAAATAGTGATATTCATGATGTCAAAGGACTAAACTGTGAGTTCATTCCCTTCGGAGCTGGTAGAAGGGGCTGCCCAGGAAGTAGTTTTGCTATTGCAGTAATTGAGCTAGCAGTAGCGAAGCTTGTGCATAAGTTTAATTTTGCATTACCAGAAGGGTTAAAACCGGAGGATATGGATATGACTGAAAGCACCGGCATAACTACTCGTAGGAAATCACCTTTGCTAGTTGTGGCCACTCCATGTACTTAA